The Alphaproteobacteria bacterium genome includes a region encoding these proteins:
- a CDS encoding PRC-barrel domain-containing protein, which yields MSDETSVTTGTLIAADKVSGTDVYNFLGERIGEIDGIMIDKVSGKAIYVLLSCGGFFGFGERHHPLPWAILRYDADKEGYVVNLDKKKLEGAPNYDINMKFEWTPETGRKIDGYFEVPSYWK from the coding sequence CCACAGGAACCCTTATCGCAGCAGACAAGGTCAGTGGAACTGATGTCTATAATTTTCTGGGCGAGCGCATCGGCGAAATCGACGGCATCATGATCGACAAGGTCAGCGGCAAGGCGATCTATGTCTTACTGTCATGCGGCGGCTTTTTTGGATTCGGCGAACGGCACCACCCTCTGCCTTGGGCCATCTTGAGATACGACGCCGACAAGGAAGGCTATGTCGTCAATTTGGACAAGAAGAAACTTGAGGGCGCCCCAAACTACGACATCAATATGAAGTTCGAGTGGACGCCGGAAACAGGCCGCAAAATTGACGGCTATTTTGAGGTGCCAAGCTATTGGAAATAA